A single region of the Brachypodium distachyon strain Bd21 chromosome 3, Brachypodium_distachyon_v3.0, whole genome shotgun sequence genome encodes:
- the LOC100845306 gene encoding laccase-20 has translation MSKMLRMAAGVFFFLFAVALSSAGAGSDAAVVEHTFVVTQVRMRHLCNDTLVTVVNGQFPGPALEATEGDTVVVHVVNESPHGITIHWHGVKQRLSCWADGAGMVTQCPIQPNTTFTYRFEVGDQVGTLWWHAHVSSLRATLHGIIIIRPKSGAYPFLKPDMDVPVIISEWWQRDLIKVDKNFSTGGNFDDNPAAAAINGKLGDLYNCSGIIEDNFVLDVEPGKTYLLRLVNAALFSEYYFKVAGHKLTVVGSDANYVRPYTTDVIAVGAGETIDVLMVADAPPCQYYMAALANQPPPPDPQIPVFASRALIQYTNISSNHAARHSCGKEPLMPDMPSQHDTITTVYFHGNLTGLPGHPLLPQIRGPVHEHLYLALGKGSMCTDRNKTSCKRGGNPESFEVAYINNVSFHLPEKTSLLEARYYGRTMNNSDHNWNSGVPVEDLPSKPPRAFNYTDNALIPVAGNVKLEELEPTRKATMTRRFRYNTTVEVVFQSTATMQSDSNPMHLHGHDFFVLAHGHGNYDARRDVKSYNLVDPPMKNTVQVPRLGWAAIRFVADNPGAWFMHCHFEFHIAMGMAAVFEVENGPTLEMSLPPPPLDLPKCTQHE, from the exons ATGAGCAAGATGCTCCGGATGGCAGCAggtgtcttcttcttcttgttcgcCGTTGCCCTGTCGTCGGCAGGCGCCGGTTCCGACGCGGCTGTCGTGGAGCACACTTTCGTC GTAACACAGGTGCGCATGCGGCATCTGTGCAACGACACGCTGGTGACCGTGGTGAACGGGCAGTTCCCCGGCCCAGCGTTGGAGGCCACCGAAGGGGACACCGTGGTCGTCCACGTCGTCAACGAGTCACCCCATGGGATAACAATCCACTG GCACGGGGTGAAACAGAGGCTGTCGTGCTGGGCCGACGGAGCCGGGATGGTGACCCAGTGCCCGATCCAGCCAAACACGACCTTCACGTACCGGTTCGAGGTGGGCGACCAGGTGGGCACCCTGTGGTGGCACGCCCACGTCTCCTCCCTCCGGGCGACCCTGCacggcatcatcatcatccgtCCCAAGTCCGGCGCCTACCCGTTTCTCAAGCCCGACATGGACGTTCCGGTCATCATAA GTGAATGGTGGCAGAGAGACCTGATCAAAGTGGACAAGAACTTCTCTACTGGCGGAAACTTCGATGATAaccccgctgcagctgccaTCAACGGGAAGCTTGGAGATCTCTACAACTGCTCCG GGATAATAGAAGACAACTTCGTTCTTGACGTGGAGCCCGGCAAGACCTACTTGCTCCGGCTGGTGAACGCGGCGCTCTTCTCCGAGTACTACTTCAAGGTGGCCGGGCACAAGCTCACGGTGGTGGGCTCTGACGCCAACTACGTCAGGCCGTACACCACCGACGTCATCGCTGtcggggccggcgagacgatCGACGTCCTCATGGTCGCCGACGCCCCGCCCTGCCAGTACTACATGGCCGCCCTGGCCaaccagccgccgccacccgacCCGCAGATCCCGGTGTTCGCCTCCAGAGCGCTAATCCAGTACACCAACATTTCTTCCAACCATGCCGCCCGGCACAGTTGCGGGAAAGAACCTCTCATGCCTGACATGCCGAGCCAGCACGACACCATCACCACCGTCTACTTCCACGGCAACCTGACGGGCCTTCCTGGCCACCCGTTGCTGCCTCAGATCCGAGGCCCCGTCCACGAGCATCTATACCTCGCGCTTGGCAAGGGCTCCATGTGCACAGACAGGAACAAGACGTCTTGCAAGAGAGGAGGGAACCCGGAGTCCTTTGAGGTGGCCTACATAAACAACGTCTCCTTCCATCTCCCCGAGAAGACGTCACTCCTCGAAGCACGGTACTACGGCAGGACGATGAACAACAGTGATCATAACTGGAACAGCGGCGTGCCCGTGGAGGACCTGCCCAGCAAGCCGCCGAGGGCGTTCAACTACACCGACAACGCGCTGATACCGGTCGCAGGTAACGTGAAGTTGGAGGAGCTGGAGCCGACGCGGAAGGCCACGATGACGCGGCGGTTCCGCTACAACACGACGGTGGAGGTGGTGTTCCAGAGCACGGCCACGATGCAGAGCGACTCCAACCCGATGCACCTCCACGGCCATGATTTCTTCGTGCTCGCACACGGCCACGGCAACTATGACGCCAGGAGGGACGTGAAGAGCTATAACCTAGTGGACCCGCCGATGAAGAACACGGTGCAGGTGCCGAGGCTCGGGTGGGCGGCCATTCGGTTCGTCGCGGACAACCCGGGAGCATGGTTCATGCACTGCCACTTCGAGTTCCACATCGCCATGGGCATGGCGGCTGTGTTCGAGGTGGAGAACGGGCCGACGCTGGAGATGTCTCTACCCCCTCCACCTTTGGATCTTCCAAAGTGCACGCAGCATGAATAG